One region of Cyanobium sp. M30B3 genomic DNA includes:
- a CDS encoding sigma-70 family RNA polymerase sigma factor, translating to MASLSSPSRRKQQARPLSRSALRARDALVLEHLPLADGIASATAKRLFPLVEREDLIQVARETLVRSAPRCRAGEPAEPYLRRCITGALQHHLRDRVRLVRVPRRLHEQGQCPLGHLSLDATAEGEPSMLDQLASPEAESPLSEAVDGLALEQLVEQLPAAQATALRLTVLEGLSLRQAASKLEISCMSVQRAQKKALAALRQRLAGGG from the coding sequence ATGGCTTCCCTCTCATCCCCCTCCCGCCGCAAGCAGCAGGCCAGGCCGCTCAGCCGTTCTGCACTCCGTGCCCGCGATGCCCTGGTGCTGGAGCACCTGCCTTTGGCCGATGGCATTGCCTCTGCCACCGCCAAGCGCCTGTTCCCCCTGGTGGAGCGGGAGGATCTGATCCAGGTGGCCCGCGAGACCCTGGTCCGCTCCGCTCCCCGCTGCCGGGCCGGCGAGCCGGCCGAGCCCTATCTGCGCCGCTGCATCACCGGAGCCCTGCAGCACCACCTGCGCGATCGGGTGCGGCTGGTGCGCGTGCCGCGCCGGCTGCATGAGCAGGGCCAGTGCCCGCTGGGGCACCTCAGCCTCGATGCCACAGCAGAAGGCGAGCCCTCGATGCTCGATCAGCTGGCATCACCAGAGGCCGAATCCCCTTTGAGCGAGGCCGTCGATGGCCTGGCGCTGGAGCAGCTGGTGGAGCAGCTGCCGGCAGCCCAGGCCACGGCCCTGCGGCTCACCGTCCTCGAGGGCCTCTCGCTCCGGCAGGCCGCCTCAAAGCTGGAGATCAGCTGCATGTCGGTGCAGCGGGCCCAGAAGAAAGCTCTGGCGGCCCTGCGGCAGCGGCTGGCGGGTGGGGGCTGA
- the cas2e gene encoding type I-E CRISPR-associated endoribonuclease Cas2 — protein MDVMILESVPTVLRGELTRWLTPVGGGVLVGRVSAMVRDQLWSLALSKAGGGRVIQIWRCPGEPGYAMRVHGLQDAELLDLEGLPMIAIKDAAWREAMTRFTDRECGTKLETSSGDLGPS, from the coding sequence ATGGACGTGATGATTCTTGAGTCCGTCCCCACGGTCCTTCGCGGTGAACTTACCCGCTGGCTGACGCCTGTTGGTGGGGGTGTCCTTGTAGGGCGGGTCTCGGCCATGGTGCGCGATCAGCTGTGGAGCCTGGCCCTCAGCAAGGCGGGTGGGGGCCGTGTGATCCAGATCTGGCGCTGCCCCGGTGAACCTGGGTACGCCATGCGCGTGCATGGCCTCCAAGATGCCGAGCTGTTGGACCTGGAGGGGCTTCCGATGATCGCGATCAAGGACGCCGCCTGGCGTGAGGCGATGACTCGGTTTACAGACCGCGAGTGCGGCACCAAGCTTGAGACAAGTTCAGGAGACTTGGGCCCCTCCTGA
- a CDS encoding type I-E CRISPR-associated protein Cas6/Cse3/CasE, which yields MGLWREEEQLERLQRQAEGLGLCAVAATISHVVRLRLPRGGAVMSVATAQFDGQAVIADPDALAAGVRSGNRHARMLGLGLVSMAPLRA from the coding sequence CTGGGTCTTTGGCGGGAGGAGGAGCAACTGGAGCGGCTGCAGCGGCAGGCCGAGGGGCTCGGCCTGTGCGCAGTGGCGGCGACCATTAGCCATGTCGTGCGGCTGCGCCTCCCGCGCGGGGGGGCCGTGATGTCGGTCGCCACCGCTCAATTCGATGGACAGGCGGTCATCGCCGATCCGGATGCCCTGGCCGCAGGAGTGCGCTCCGGTAACCGCCACGCCCGCATGTTGGGGCTGGGGCTGGTGTCTATGGCGCCGCTGAGGGCGTAA
- a CDS encoding DUF2384 domain-containing protein, which translates to MSHARLSPGAQRALLGALEVASDASSIPEAEEDSLITTWLGKAPGDPAQLEFEALQARFASRRDLLQHCIGTNDVVRLLGLRNRQTPLDRLKAGTLLAIREQGQWRFPLWQFDPDGPDGVIAGLPEVLAALPVADLSKARWLQRPQPLLDGQTPLQALRAGQLNRVLAEARAVGCGQD; encoded by the coding sequence TTGAGCCACGCCAGGCTGTCTCCTGGCGCTCAGCGTGCCCTGCTTGGGGCCCTGGAGGTGGCCAGTGATGCATCCAGCATTCCAGAGGCGGAAGAGGATTCGCTGATTACGACATGGCTGGGGAAGGCACCAGGGGATCCCGCCCAGCTCGAATTCGAGGCCCTGCAGGCACGCTTTGCCAGTCGCCGTGATCTCTTGCAGCACTGCATCGGCACCAATGACGTGGTGCGGCTGCTTGGCCTGCGCAATCGCCAGACCCCACTGGATCGCCTCAAGGCCGGAACGCTGCTGGCGATCCGCGAGCAGGGCCAATGGCGATTCCCCCTCTGGCAATTCGATCCAGATGGGCCCGATGGGGTGATCGCCGGCCTGCCTGAGGTGTTGGCCGCATTGCCCGTGGCCGATCTGAGCAAAGCCCGCTGGTTGCAGCGGCCTCAGCCGCTTCTGGATGGTCAGACGCCACTCCAGGCTCTACGCGCAGGGCAGTTGAATCGCGTTCTCGCCGAGGCCCGCGCTGTCGGCTGTGGTCAGGATTGA
- a CDS encoding RES family NAD+ phosphorylase, which produces MLRIYRPEPHGQTATGFRWIGPLERFDHHRNGVDCGILYAGFTLSCCLVECFGDTGVIDDQGRRLAFLLTRRPLLLLELRGRGAMRAGSVAALASTADRDLSQDWSRHFHATYPQIDGLIYSSAHNEEAAVALYERAHPDLHCELDWPLDHRSLRSRILKIASDHAMEAPPASGAGSAPDHP; this is translated from the coding sequence TTGCTGAGGATCTACCGCCCGGAGCCCCATGGGCAGACGGCCACGGGTTTCAGGTGGATCGGCCCACTTGAGAGGTTCGACCATCACCGCAATGGTGTGGACTGCGGCATCCTCTATGCCGGCTTCACATTGTCGTGCTGCCTGGTGGAGTGCTTCGGCGACACCGGCGTCATCGACGACCAGGGCAGACGCCTTGCGTTCCTGCTGACAAGGCGCCCCCTCCTCCTGCTCGAGCTGCGGGGCCGAGGAGCCATGCGCGCCGGAAGTGTGGCGGCGTTGGCATCAACAGCCGATCGCGACCTCAGCCAGGACTGGTCCAGGCATTTCCACGCCACCTACCCCCAGATTGATGGGCTGATCTACAGCAGCGCCCACAACGAAGAAGCAGCCGTGGCTCTCTATGAACGTGCACACCCAGATCTGCACTGCGAGCTGGATTGGCCACTGGATCACAGAAGTCTGCGCAGTCGCATCCTCAAGATCGCCAGCGACCATGCCATGGAGGCGCCGCCAGCCAGCGGCGCAGGGTCAGCCCCTGATCACCCGTGA
- the cas1e gene encoding type I-E CRISPR-associated endonuclease Cas1, with protein MATANLRALARYSDSLSQVYLEHAVIEQEGHSIAAFTPQGRITLPAANLSSVILGPGTRITHAAIKVLADCGALVVWTGAEGLAFYACGQSKTRLSNGIEHQARHWADPDLHLLVVRRMYQARFNEPLPAHLTLEQIRGKEGVRVRDTYQRLAKEFGVLWTGRHYDRRSWEEADPINRALSAANAALYAIVLAGLHSLGYSPALGFIHTGKQLSFVYDVADLVKTTTSIPAAFEAAANGSEKVESRARRILRDRCCHERLQDQLTKLVPALFQVTDADAEGSVVDAVGSLWDPSGFVPGGIQHGRDDS; from the coding sequence ATGGCGACGGCAAACCTGCGGGCCCTGGCTCGCTACAGCGACAGCCTGAGTCAGGTTTATCTTGAGCACGCTGTCATCGAGCAGGAAGGACATTCGATTGCAGCATTCACACCACAAGGTCGCATCACGTTGCCTGCGGCCAATCTGAGCAGCGTGATCCTCGGCCCTGGCACGCGCATCACCCACGCAGCCATCAAGGTGCTGGCCGACTGTGGCGCTCTGGTCGTCTGGACTGGTGCCGAGGGACTGGCTTTCTATGCCTGCGGCCAATCAAAGACCCGCCTCAGCAACGGTATCGAGCATCAGGCCCGCCATTGGGCCGATCCAGACCTGCACCTCTTGGTCGTGAGGCGCATGTACCAGGCCCGATTCAACGAACCCCTTCCAGCCCATCTCACCCTTGAACAGATTCGCGGCAAGGAAGGTGTTCGTGTGCGAGATACCTATCAACGGCTAGCCAAGGAGTTTGGGGTGCTCTGGACTGGACGCCACTATGACCGCAGGAGCTGGGAGGAAGCAGATCCAATCAATCGGGCGCTTTCGGCGGCAAATGCTGCTCTGTACGCCATCGTGCTGGCTGGCCTGCACTCGCTTGGCTACAGCCCAGCCCTCGGATTCATTCACACCGGCAAGCAACTTTCGTTTGTTTACGATGTGGCTGATCTTGTCAAGACAACCACCAGTATCCCGGCTGCCTTCGAGGCGGCAGCTAATGGCAGCGAGAAGGTCGAGTCGAGGGCAAGGCGGATCCTGCGGGATCGTTGCTGCCATGAACGACTCCAGGATCAGCTGACCAAGCTGGTGCCAGCCTTATTCCAGGTCACTGATGCAGATGCAGAAGGATCAGTGGTTGATGCCGTGGGTTCGCTCTGGGATCCCAGCGGATTTGTTCCAGGAGGCATCCAACATGGACGTGATGATTCTTGA
- a CDS encoding DUF4145 domain-containing protein codes for MLLNAFDVDPGAAERSVELRHGELFALGLQPDLLVVSAYAGNYEAVPGTLVERLLTACGLELGRLPRQLDLSGTAVGAWITPALADLNLPRQWPAGSSTRFRRLAVIESPVQQPDADQSWPVFRQLFSLLALLPLQGIHCPVVAVPLLSAGNQGIAPARLFPDLLERCRDGFRHVPDLERLIVFDRQLQALDRLAAEIDAELGRFPSERQLLPLQDPGLLPAGLLQTLAGFQRIHPQLEAGSDLAELEHLLSGMETTAVALGFHGRRLVEQLVRQRLGWTQGTLYEGIQALSRDGLNPWIGSCLHQVRVFGNWMGHPSPPGQRRSVTAVDVSAMLMALQRVLEDYPWTLGNPVVRRRVHVNRT; via the coding sequence ATGCTGCTCAATGCCTTTGATGTGGATCCCGGCGCTGCCGAGCGCAGCGTGGAGCTGCGCCACGGCGAGCTGTTCGCCCTTGGTCTGCAACCCGATCTGCTGGTGGTGTCGGCCTACGCCGGCAACTACGAGGCGGTGCCCGGCACCCTGGTGGAACGGCTGCTGACGGCCTGCGGCCTCGAGCTGGGCCGGCTGCCCCGCCAGCTGGACCTGAGTGGAACGGCTGTGGGTGCCTGGATCACCCCAGCCCTGGCTGATCTCAACCTGCCGCGCCAGTGGCCAGCAGGCAGCAGCACCCGCTTTCGCCGCCTGGCGGTGATCGAGAGCCCGGTGCAGCAGCCGGATGCCGACCAGAGCTGGCCCGTGTTCCGCCAGCTCTTTTCCCTGCTCGCCCTGTTGCCCCTGCAGGGCATCCACTGCCCGGTGGTGGCGGTGCCCCTGCTGAGCGCCGGCAACCAGGGGATTGCCCCGGCGCGCCTGTTCCCCGATCTGCTGGAGCGCTGCCGCGATGGCTTTCGCCACGTGCCCGACCTGGAGCGGCTGATCGTGTTTGACCGGCAGCTGCAGGCGCTTGATCGGCTCGCTGCCGAGATCGACGCGGAGCTGGGACGGTTCCCCAGCGAACGGCAGCTGCTGCCCCTGCAGGATCCAGGCCTGCTGCCCGCTGGCCTGCTGCAGACCCTGGCGGGCTTTCAGCGGATCCATCCCCAGCTTGAGGCCGGCAGTGACCTGGCCGAGCTGGAGCATCTGCTGAGCGGCATGGAGACCACGGCCGTGGCGCTGGGCTTTCATGGCCGCCGGCTGGTGGAACAACTGGTGCGCCAGCGGCTGGGCTGGACCCAGGGCACCCTCTATGAGGGCATCCAGGCACTCAGCCGCGACGGCCTCAATCCCTGGATCGGCAGCTGCCTGCACCAGGTGCGGGTCTTTGGCAACTGGATGGGACACCCCAGCCCCCCCGGGCAGCGGCGCTCGGTGACAGCGGTGGATGTGAGCGCGATGTTGATGGCCCTGCAGCGCGTGCTGGAGGACTACCCCTGGACACTGGGCAACCCGGTTGTGCGCCGGCGGGTCCACGTCAATCGCACGTGA
- a CDS encoding type I-E CRISPR-associated protein Cas6/Cse3/CasE: MTLLLNRLTLNLGHRDVRRDLGNAYDMHRTLARAFASGPDDTVQPFLWRLETTREAEPPKLLVQSQGEPRWEQLPAGYLQAHAQAQRSWPLRPTLPKGSPWPSGCAPTRR; the protein is encoded by the coding sequence ATGACCCTGTTGCTCAACCGCCTCACCCTCAACCTTGGTCACCGCGATGTGCGCCGTGACCTGGGCAATGCCTACGACATGCACCGCACCCTGGCCCGGGCTTTTGCCAGCGGGCCTGATGACACTGTTCAACCATTCCTGTGGCGCCTTGAGACCACTCGCGAGGCGGAGCCGCCCAAGCTGCTGGTGCAATCCCAGGGGGAACCCCGATGGGAGCAGCTGCCAGCGGGATATCTGCAGGCCCATGCCCAGGCCCAGCGGAGCTGGCCCCTGAGGCCGACTTTGCCAAAGGGAAGTCCGTGGCCTTCCGGGTGCGCGCCAACCCGACGGTGA